The following is a genomic window from Anopheles aquasalis chromosome 3, idAnoAquaMG_Q_19, whole genome shotgun sequence.
CACATTGAACTGGGCAAGTGGGCCGATCTACTCGTCATAGCTCCGCTGGATGCGAACAGTCTAGCGAAGATGGCATCCGGGCTGTGCGACAATCTGCTGCTTTGCACAACCCGTGCCTGGGATCCACAGAAACCGTTGCTCTTCTGTCCGGCCATGAATACGCGCATGTGGGAGCATCCGATCACGGCATCACAAATCGAAACGTTGAAATCGTGGGGTCACCGAGAGGTTCCCTGCATAGCGAAAACGTTGATGTGTGGTGATACAGGGTTAGGGGCGATGGCGGAAGTCGATACAATCGTCGACGCCGTTCGCAATACCTTGTTGCATGGGGGAGCCGATCTGGGTGGTGGGTAATgtgaataataaattttctttCTAATAAAGACTGTcgttcattttttctttcattcgaAATCCGGCAAAAGTCTTGGGTTTGATTACATTTCCATCTCCAACTGTCTCCAACGCAAGCCGTTCAAAGCCCGCGTGTCCGTCTGTCGGGAGAGTATTgttcttatttttttcctcaaaTATTTACACTTTTACCATTTTTACATTAGCATTGGAAACTTAAGGGGTAgctaaacaaataaaatcaatcgTATGATAAGCTGTAAaggcatttctttttttatgaataGATCAATTCTTAACAGAATCTCTTACGAACGGCGACTAACACGCGTGTTCCTACGGGCGTGGTTTGTCTTTTAAACAGAAATACATAAATATGTTACTGGCTTCTTAAAAATAAGCACTAATTTCTTACTACCAATAATCGCCTCGTGGTAGCAGGTAGCGTTTGGAAACAAAATTACGGAAAATTAAACGACCGTAGATGAAACCTAGTTACGAAACCAAATAAACGGATGCAACCGTAGCAAGCCAACCATTCTTATTCCAGCGGGAGCgcaagaaatcaatttcccaATCACAGAATAATgctccctttctcttcccaAGGGCTACTTGACAAACGATACGTACTTTAAAatacaggaaaaaaaacaaataattacaACCCCTTTTTATTCCTATGCTGTGCTTCTTTTCCACGTTCACGCTAATGTATTGTGTATGCGTAATTTTGATACAACTTATTTTCGTTTATGAATGCATGAGTGAGTCTGGGTGTGTTttaagtttctttttttttcgtcaccTTCGCTTGTAGCCaaaattttccctttttcttgttCGATTCCTCCCGCTCTATAGTTATCGCATGTACCTCTTGTTCCATTAACTCCAATCCGTTGAAGTTCGTCTCCATGATGCTTGTCTCTGTGTTTAGTGGTTGGTGCATGGTTGCGCACTATCTCTATCACACGTAAGTGACTTGTTGCTGTGAATCTTGCAAATATCTTGCACATTTTTTTACTTCCAATTTCAAACTTTTTTCGAATTGctacagccagcagcagatacAAAAACGTTCCTTTATCCTTCCCTTATTCGGCTAATGccattttctattgtttttccgtttcttttgctGTGCGGATTATGGTTTTCCTACTATGCTACAATCTCTACACAAatcattttgattgaattctATAAATCTTCTCTTCTTGTCTCTGAGTTCGCTCCGCTTCattttgtgtcttttcatcgtttcgttcgtgACTTATGAGCATTTACATTGGATAGTGAATAATTTACAATTGGAAACGCAATTTTCCTACTATCTTACAATTCAAAACGCATTTGAGGGGATGGAAGGGACTGTTGGCAGCGTGTGATTCcacaacacaaaagaaaacaaaaccacatcCAAACCGATTTACCGATATACGTTTCAACAAGAagtaataaataattcatgaaACATTTTACTGCTGCTACGCACAATAGGATCATGgagaaggagcaaaagaaTGAAGAATAACTAGGAATGTTGTTGATTAGGATGTCTCTGCCAGGAGACCATTTCTGTTGCGGGTTCGGGTTTGTCACTCAAATCGCGCCGTCCACAGCTAAATCATCATTGTGTATCCCCAGCGGTTTGTGGATCGAAAATATCCAAATTCCTGAAAAGTAACATAACTCAATCTCCACAAAAATGAGATAGAACTTTATACACCAGATACCGAATCATACCGGTATCAATTCGAAAGATAGTCCAACGAATAAAATTTCAACTGTTACGCAGTTCAAATAGATAGTGTTCGCCTGTTCGCCGCAGGCACCTacaatgaataataaataaacaacaaGCAATCGAGAGAACGAGCTCCATCCCCTTTAAAATTAGCCcaagaacaaacagaaaaaagggattcaGAATTCATTCGCTAACAGCTACGACCCTACGTGCTTTCCACGTACAGCTCTCAGCGTACCGCACAGGACACGCAAAGCTTCGTCCCACTAATGCAATCATCGTGGCAGAAGGCACCACACTGCTGACAGACAACCATCGCGTTCTGTGAGCAAGAACAGTCACCTCCGGTTTCCccatcggtgctgctgctgatgcatcTTCCAGTACACAGTTGCACCGCACTAGCATTACCTAGCTCATCGCATCCCTCCTCATCATGTTCATTGCCATTGGTTAGTACCTGCGATCGTCCTACATCATCTTCATGGCAACCCtgtgcctgttgttgttgatactGCACACGATTAACACTCGTGCTATTGTCACTATTGTTGATCACGTTACTGAGCACGATGTTAACTCCTCTGAGATTTATATTGCCATTGTTGCTAGCAATGAGACCActgctgagctgctgctgtataGAATGATGAGAATGCTGCAGAGCTGTCGATGAGTTGCCGGCTGCTAgagattgttgttggtgttgcggaGCAGCGCTGATGGTAATTGGTGAAGAATTCGGTGGTGATGAACCGCTATCGCCAGAGCTACCACAACCAtttgcgatgacgacggcagTCGGGTGATGCTGGTATTGCTGTGGTGAAGCAGCCGAACCATTACCTCCGATGATGAGCACATTACTGCCACCCGCAGCACCGGTCGTCGTTCCACTTGCTACTGTcgccgttgtcgccgtcgATTCGATGGATGCAGCTGACACATCCGGCTGACCGTAGGTGATCACTGTACGGAAGGATTATAGAGGAACACCACGTCCTAATATGATGATTCAATCGACGGTATTCGGAACCGAGCTCCCTTTCTCTTCTAACgccgcacacactcacacatacacacgcatcacacgcacgcacaccaccttCGACACTCACCGATCACCGTAGTACACCCCCCGGCGGATAATACTCACCGTGGGTGGACGGTATTCGGCGGGCGATAGTTGGCTGCAAACCGGGCACAagctgttgttgcgcttgctgttgctgttgctgctgctgctgctgctgctgttgctgctgctgctgctgttgatgatgcaactgctgttgctgctgatgatgtagttgctgctgttgctgttgctgttgtacgTGATGATGTACCACTTGTTGTTGAGtcacttgttgttgctgctgctgctgctgctgctgctgctgctgttgagagTCTGAAGGCGATACAAGCTGTATCTGAAATTGCATTAATCAATTAGTTCCCGTACAATAACCGCATCCTGATGCAAGAATACATCGTCTATGCTTCTACCTGTTCGTGTGTCGGTGGTGCACTGGCCGCCCGCGGCATTACTAGCTCGCTGAGGTGCGCAGTACGATGAAGCAGCACGTACTTGCCACCAAAGTTTCCACCCCCTGCTGAACCACCGCTCGAAACGATCgttgcaacattgttgttATTCGCAGAGTGAGCAATCGTTGGTGCGGCCGTCACGCTAATGATTTGCGCATGCTGTTGCAACTGTTCACCGAGGTTatgtatttgttgttgttgtggctgctgctgctgctgctgctgctgttgagacGTTGCTGGAATAATACTGATCGGTGTGCCTGGTGTGGCAGACGAACCACCAGTGTACACTTGACGTACTACGATCGATGATTGAGTGCGACCACCAAGCGTTGTTATAATGCGCTTCGGATTCATCAACCGTGGTCCTGGCAACTATTAACGGaaataataatagtaaaaaAACACATTAGCATTCATTCAAAAATGTCGAACTACATTACTATAGCTTACCTTATTTCCACCGATACCCAAAGCGGCACCGAATGTGCTGCCACCATTATTGCCTCCACCGGTACTAGGATCCTCTTTGGTATTACCAATAATACTGCTTGCCGAAataccgctgctactgctgctgctgctgctgctgctgctgctgctgctgctgctacttccatTGCTACCCGTACTACCAATActgcttatgctgctgttcgagTTGGAGTTTGATGCGGCCAGGAAGGCTTGCGGTGACTTCAGTTGTGCCTTCAACTGGTGTCTATTTGGACTGTTCTGAATCACCGCCTGACAGATCTGGTAACTGCGCTCCAGATTGACTGCACCCGGTGGTAAGTTCGAACTACTCGTACGTCCACCACCGCgccttcctcctccactgCTTACAGAGCCAGATTGGCTTGAGCTTACTGCCGTAGACAACGTCACAGAAGTTGCCGGAACAACCGGACGATGCTTTCTTTGTCCAGCACCGACGATCACATTCGTCCCAACCACCGTTACAGGAGTCAACGAAGATTGTTgtggctgttggtgctgctgttgcaccggAACATACTGACCGCTGTTTACCAGGAGCGCATTTTGACCGCGAATCAGCTGGTTCGTCACAAACTTTTGTTGAAATCGCTGCTGCGACTGAGTCGGTGTaacgacctgctgctgctgttgctgctgcacctgttGCTGAGGGGTCACTTTTTGCGTCACTTGAGTGATTACCTGTGCCCGCTGGAGAGGTAAACgtggccgctgctgttgctgctgatgctgctgatgttgacCGATAGTGGAAGGTGTCGACATGATAATCTTTTGTAACTGGATCGGTTTTTGAATCGTTGTAATGGTGTTTGGATTCTGTAATGGCTGTCGTGGAGGCAGTTGCTGTTCCTGTGTTTGAATAAACTGCTGCGCTCCGAGCTGTGTGGCACCACCTGTCGCTTGTTGTACAGTTAGCGGCAGCTTCGTACCAGTTACCGCGTTCACTACGCTAGTAATCGGTCGCGAGGTAATGATGAACTttggttgatgctgttgttgcgtgAGCAGCGcattcggttgttgttgctgttgtgaaGCCTGCTGCAGTAacgcgtgatgatgatgattgtttgccGGTGTATCCATCTCGAAGCGTATATGCTGCCCCGTGGATGTTTGTACATGTTGTATTGTCTGTGGCTgcggttgcggctgctgcgttGCAATCAGTTGTTGTGCCGGCGGTACCGCAACGGCACCAGCCACGCCATAGTTTCCAGCCACACTTTCGATCACACGACTTAGGTTATCGGGATTGTTGGGCGTTCCCAACGGCAACAACGGGGAGGATGTCACGACATTTAGCTTCGAAAGCTGCGCTTGGATACcgtgttgatgttgctgtggtgaatgttgttgCAGCTGACTGCAGCTTTCATCGTTTCCCAGCTTAATGCGCGTTACTAACTGCTGATTGCCCTGCCGGATAGTGGCATAGCTTACGCCTTGATCAGTCTTTAGCAGATTGTTTCGCATTCCATCTTTAATCTGTAACGGAGGAGCGAAAGTAGAGATCTATTAATTGATGCGCAGTGAGAGCATCACGCAGAGCATCACAACCAAACACTACGAGCATTTCAGTTGTTGATGGGCTTCTGGCGGATTGATTAAACAGATATTTCCAGACTCGCCTCTGATGTCAGCTGAATCGTACTGCCGGCGCTCACCGTTACCGGGTGCGACGTAACCACGCCGCCTCCAAGCATATTGGCGGATTGGTGATGTACTTGCaccgtctgctgttgctgcggctgttgctggGTGTTGAACTGAAAAACATTCATTCcctgcgcctgctgctgctgctgttgcgtcaCTGGAGGAGCCGCCTGCATTGTTGTCATGGTTTGCACCGTAGGCTGCTGGTGGGCTAAAAAACTTATCCCACTAGCTGCACTCTGATgaatctgttgctgctgctgagcttgATGGGTTTGAttatggtggctgctggtcaTCTGTTGTATCAGTGTTGCCGTTGCAACGGGTATCGTCGTGGATGGCGATTGTTGCATCGTCTGTTGGTGggcatggtgctgctgttgcggttgctgaaTGACATTTGGtagatgctgttgttgttggaggtTTGATTGAGTAGCATGCAGCgtgtgttggtgctgttgctgattagTACCAGCCAGCAGTGTAGGGGTTtggacggtggtggcaccTGGCGATGCTGCCGCTATCGTTGGGGCCAGGTTGGAACCGAGCGGAGAAAGGATAATACTGTTGCTGCCATCAgccagttgatgatgatcgaccaCCAACATCTTCGCCGGatccatcattttcattttaaactgAGTCCATACTGGATCTGTAAAGGGAACAAAATGGTACGTTCAATGCAATGTTGATAGTTCCGCCCAGATCCCTTAAGAAATAACATGGAACATCAATAGCGATCAAGAAGTGGAATCCATCAGCGAAAGACAGGTGAATTATACTCTATGCCCCTTCGAAAGTAAGGCGAACTCTTTTAAGTAGCACTATATCCACAAACATTACTACGACGCCATGCTTGAGCTCATTGTTAGAAACGAAAGGCGAATAATAcgcaacagaaaaaggaacgaCAATTTCCAAGCACAAAAGAAATGATAGTACAGTTAAACTGTGTAAAAAAGCACTAACGAAAAGGACATCAACAACTCAAGCAGCAGAGTAGAAGCGAAATAACTAAGAAATGTATAGCGCGTTACTTCGCACCTAGCGCAAACAACTCTCACTGCCTCAGGAGAATGCTCTTTAACTTGCAACTACCAAGAGGATCATTGTAGTCAACCCAAAACCGAATAATACGCGGACACAATAATGAAAATGAGGCACGTAAACATGGAATTCGATCTGGTGCAAGGAAAGTAATGCACTGCAGGCACATTCTTCCCTAACTTACCACCACAACTAAGCACTTGTTCGACGACACCTTCTTGCTTTCTGCCCTCGTCTTGAAGTGGAAATGAAGGCTGATCAGTAGTGTACAAGCGATCCCCTGACTCCGTCTGTAGATGGTGATCCGGTGAGGACTTAACGATCCTATCAGAAACCATTTTTACTGACTGGCCGTTGTTTTCACTGCTGGATCGCCTATCGAACGTTGCTGGTGTTGAAgcaatcgatttcaatttgcgCAGATGGAGCTGTTCACTAGCAGTGATAGGACTTccgtttctcgttctcgcgTCAATAAGCCCCATTTGCCCATCTTCTACGACCAGAATTGTGGTGGTTCGTCTCGGtacaccaccgccaaccaacCCGGTAGAAGTTATTGGTTGAAGAAAGGATCTTCCTCCTGTCGATGTGTACTCTCCATCCGTCGCCGTGTCCTTCGTCCCACAGCTGCTTTTAACAACCATCTGTTCGCCTAGTGCCTGTTGGTCCAGGTGTACCGAATtcggtcgctgctgttgctgatggcgatgttcGTCGTGAGTGGAAGCCACCGTTTCCCGAGAATCGCCATTGACTAACACACTTTCCTGTTCCTCTTCATTGCGCCCCGTTTCTTCGACATCAAACAATTCAGCGCCGCCGGAAGTCGCCACCATCAAATCCGATTCTAACATGATCGCCACATCTTGATCGTGGTTGTGCTCAACGACTGGAGGGAGTGCATTGTTGGGAGTGAAATATTAACGAACGGATTAATGCGACCACGCTCTGTTCCTCAAATGATAATTCTTTCGTAACAACAACcgagaccgaaccgaagtGTGTTTTACAGACCTAACACCTGACAAATCCACTAAAAACGGACAAATGAAACAgattcttcccttttccttagATGCTCCTTAGCCTTCGTTTTGTACAAATAAGACTTCCCTTGACTCCCCAGTTATCTATCCAATTCAAGTGCTGTGCTAAAGGATCCATGAAAACCCACAGAGTACATCCATTGATCGGTCACGTAGTACTTACTTTCTGTGCTGATCATCTCGCCACCGGTGGAATCGACCATACCGTACACTGCATCCCCGCCATCTGCAACGTCCTCGATGTACcgttcgagctgctgctgaccatgcagctgttgttgctgttgtggatgctgttgctgctgctcatagTGATGTGGTAGCGCTACGCCTTGATCATCCAACAGCGATTCGTAAGATTCGTCTGCTTCTTgatcctcttcttcctcttccatctcttcttcttcttcttcttcttcttcccctgcCTCGTCAACATTCTCTTCATCCAAATCATCTCCATCATTCTGCGTCAAAGTTTGGTGCTCGACTTCACACTCAGCGTCCATCAAACCGTCGTTCAGTAAATCACCACCTGCCACACAGTTCGACAGCTCGGCCATGCTACCACCGGGATACAGAATGTGGGTCGCCGTTCTCATTTCTGCACTGGTACCTGCAGCTATCACCGGCGATAGACTAACGTTTGGCAGCAACAAGCCTGTAGTCAGTGGCGCATTGCTATTTTGGAGaccctgctcctgctgctgctgctgctgctggtggtataCTCCATGATCTTGACTCAACGGATAATGGCCTTGCAGCTGCtgcgtctgctgttgctgttgttgctgattaAGCACACAATTCATcccctcctcatcctcctccgaTGTGGGGGGATCTTCTTCACCGCCCTGCCGGTACTGTGAGGAATCGTACTCATCCAAGCAATTATCATGCACTCTACTGGCTTCTTCGTCCTCGCACACTTCCTCCTGCAAACCTACGTTTTGTGCGGGCATACTGCTTGTCAGATGCAGCAGATGTTGCTGATCAAGCAAACCGTCGTCCGGTTTGGCGCCTTCGTCCAAAACTTCTTCACCATTTGCAGCGGAAGCATTATCACAGTAGTTACTCGTAGTCTCGTCCACATTGTAACCGAAGGGTTCTTCTGCCCCATCGTCCACTTCGTTTTTCAAATGATACAAACCACTGCCGTCATCAGAACCGCTGGCGGTAGCAGTCCTTTGAAACTGAAGCTGATGAttctgttgatgttgctgatgaagaTGCACATGATCGTGATGATAGGCGGTAAGGTTCATATTCATTGCGCCGGATGACGATGGCAACAATTGCTCTTGCTGTAGTGACTGATAGCGACGTACTTGATTTGGTTGACGAATGTGGCTGACGATGGATTGATGGTTGCTGTCTAAACTTCCCGCGCCGACTTCCCCATTGTAACCCAGTACATGATCCGATTCagtttttatcaccattccaAGCACCGGCTCATTCATATTGCCGTCCTCGAGATCTTCATCGTACTCATCGGCTGTATTGGTGGCTGTCGTCGTTTGTACACCtccatcctcatcgtcatcgcgatcgcattcatcttcctcttcatcgtcttcctcttcctcgtcacCCGCTTCCTCAGTTTCCTCTAGTGCCATCGCAGGTGTATTAGCCGAAACGATAGACTGCGGCATCCCCAGCTTTCCCTCCAGCTCATCCTCTGGCGCAATGCCACTCGCGAGCTGTGACTTATGCACGATCACCAAATTACGatccgcaccatcaccagcttgTAGAACATGTTCGAACGTATTATTCATATGCAGCACCGATTCAACTGTTACTctatcttctcctcctcctcctcctgctaaTCGTCCTGTTCCAACAACGGCTGCACCACCTTCCAGATGATTGTCACTCGCGGCCATCATTGCGGTGGTTGACgcactgctactgttgctgctatcGTTCGAAATCGATAACagctgtgctgctgatggatgctgttgagctgctgctggctgaggCAATGCCGTTACCGTTACCGATGGTGGCAGCGACCGAAGACTCAGAGCGGCCGCATTGGCTACAGCAGACGCACTCGATCCCACACCGTAATCGGTGGTGGATCCGGAAGACACGTTCGACGTTGAAGTAGGTGAAGCACAGGAGGATGGTACACAGACAAAGCTGATCATCTGGCCCGTAGCGTGATCGTAGATCGTCTGAGTCTGGCGACCGGTAGCAGTgccacccaccaacccactCCCGGTATCTCCTGCCGATATCACAACAGGTtgcgactgctgctgacgatccCGGGCACTGGCCACTGTCATGGTTAACattcgctgttgctgtagaCTATGCAAATTTGCTCGTTCTTGTTTCCGGTTCCCTCCTGCATCACAATCGACTGCATCGTACGATCCAGCTGGATCGTTTGCATCCTCAAGGATAAGATCGGACGAGGGACGAAGCGATTgattctcctcctcgtcatgCGAGGAGGTGCCTCCACCGTTCACGACCATGGTATCCTCACTATCCGCCTCTTctgcatcattatcatcatcatcatcatccacaagAATCGTCGCGGTCGTTGCTTGTAGCGTGGACAAGGTTCTATTGCTTCTACCGTTGCTGCCACCACGTCCAGCTAGTTGGTGGCGCCGTACCTTCTTTCTCGACTGTTGCTCATGGTGCTCATGCGTTCTTGTCGATGCCGTAGTAGCACCGGCGACACTATACAGCGCTCCTTTCCGTCGCCTATCAGTCAGTGAGCTACCACCATCGATGAAGCTACCAGCACCAAAATGTTTAGTGTTGGTCGTGGGGGCCGCTAAATTGCTGTGACTGGTATTACTACTCATACTaaagctactgctgctactgctgatgctcACTACCCTAGGACTATTGCTATTGCCGCCACCATTGTCGTTGCCACCGCTCTCGCTGCTCTCGGTGGAGGAAACGGACGTGATGACGGCAGCGGGTGCGACCGTTGCACTCTTGCtggtattggtggtggtgataaggCGATTGAGATTATTACTACTACTGTTTCTGTACACGATGCTGgttgtgccggtggtggtagtggtgctagGATGCTGCGCTCCAGCAGAGACTCCCGCCGTTGACGTCACAATCGTCATCAGCCTGCTACCAGCGGCATCCTCAGTCCGTCGTTTCGATATCTTACAGTTCGCTAGCAGATCGCCTCCGTGGGGCGGTGTTTCCGAGCGATTGCTGTAGGCGCGTTTCATGCTTCCAACGACACTCCCTGCTACTCCTGTCgctgcacctgctgctgccaacgtCGTCGCTTGTTGAACCAATGGCCTAGCACCGAACGTGGTTGCATCAACGCGCTTCACGACGACGGTTGACGATCGGGCGATCAGTGGACTGGCTGCATTCGTAGTCGTGGTTGTTATCGTCAAGGCAGCATTACTAAGCGGATGATGCTGAACGAATGTGCCGGGCTGTTGCGGTGGgcagtttccggttccggctaACGCCGATCTCGTTACGGCACCTACCGTACGGAGTCTTTTCGGTGACATCGGTTGTGCGCTGCTGGCTTTCACGGCGTTAACACCACTTCCAACGGGAACAACAAGTTCAGCGctattgctgatgctgacacTAGATCCACTGGTACCCATTGTCGAGAGCATTCGTTTCGCTGCTCCACCAAACGATGCCATTGTCGTTCTTCCTCCGGGGCTGGCCTGAACGGACCGTGCGGTAGTTACCGGTACCCCAATCGACGGATTCAGCATCGCCTGATAGTGCTGAGCTACAGCCGAAGGTTTGTGGAGTTGCTTACTAACACCAACGGTTGCATctgcatcgccaccaccgaaagcaTTCGCCGTCGTACTGGTAGCGATCTCCGTCGTCGGTCGTAACCGAAATTTCGTCTTTAGCGGTGGCCGAGCATTGTCGTTGGTAGCAGCAGTGCTGGCAGTGCTAgccgtgatggtggcgctgcCGATGGAGCTGTTACTACGGCTAGCCGCGACGGCGCCAATCGAATCTACGTAGACTCCACTA
Proteins encoded in this region:
- the LOC126579330 gene encoding uncharacterized protein LOC126579330 isoform X2 — protein: MECDVSPGPPPPVQANRSTKQQQQHVPAAALTGAGKTQHGGGGGATFASSEDGNSGGSSTSTDLSTSTGGPSLAADDGPVPSSSSPPSSTTIPARVLSMVTPPTTGSCGVAPTAVTAVASEPIVRTSIGSNITIMGGIGTEGPATGSMQKQQQHQSVVEQQVTVIDISDQSTMEDVSYSEQLPSCSTTTDTSCVILSDEYDSPVPAARAKDEEVVDPLNVSLETALSSQKCSTPVTERIATPAATVSPAATTTLGTPKHHHHLRRNVPRMATGGRQTAGSRQQQQHHQLRGASTGSDKHSPADGGASTMREVLASIPGFSIKTRRRTNKKLSTAAQLEQTREGCIDLETPDSILVNTNLRALLNRETFQLLPPLYQYKLVQLLPPVDRPLALDALECERNGIRLNPSSLNNEFFARACQEWRDRLSEGEFTPEAQMKLRAEAERERGKLDPWKLKHFEPMWGDRKYAGGAFIGAAGTMANPPPPTPPPPPAPSIVPVVAPVPVPVSVPVAMVAPTTPPITSLPTSVPMVVNKVVSTISTVPSVVVSGGRIPPAVSAAARTVAKIHPVISSSGRMATHVTKATVPSSFSSKATIITTSSGMIVLPARTTISVTSGVATSLASGITSAARVCSGVYVDSIGAVAASRSNSSIGSATITASTASTAATNDNARPPLKTKFRLRPTTEIATSTTANAFGGGDADATVGVSKQLHKPSAVAQHYQAMLNPSIGVPVTTARSVQASPGGRTTMASFGGAAKRMLSTMGTSGSSVSISNSAELVVPVGSGVNAVKASSAQPMSPKRLRTVGAVTRSALAGTGNCPPQQPGTFVQHHPLSNAALTITTTTTNAASPLIARSSTVVVKRVDATTFGARPLVQQATTLAAAGAATGVAGSVVGSMKRAYSNRSETPPHGGDLLANCKISKRRTEDAAGSRLMTIVTSTAGVSAGAQHPSTTTTTGTTSIVYRNSSSNNLNRLITTTNTSKSATVAPAAVITSVSSTESSESGGNDNGGGNSNSPRVVSISSSSSSFSMSSNTSHSNLAAPTTNTKHFGAGSFIDGGSSLTDRRRKGALYSVAGATTASTRTHEHHEQQSRKKVRRHQLAGRGGSNGRSNRTLSTLQATTATILVDDDDDDNDAEEADSEDTMVVNGGGTSSHDEEENQSLRPSSDLILEDANDPAGSYDAVDCDAGGNRKQERANLHSLQQQRMLTMTVASARDRQQQSQPVVISAGDTGSGLVGGTATGRQTQTIYDHATGQMISFVCVPSSCASPTSTSNVSSGSTTDYGVGSSASAVANAAALSLRSLPPSVTVTALPQPAAAQQHPSAAQLLSISNDSSNSSSASTTAMMAASDNHLEGGAAVVGTGRLAGGGGGEDRVTVESVLHMNNTFEHVLQAGDGADRNLVIVHKSQLASGIAPEDELEGKLGMPQSIVSANTPAMALEETEEAGDEEEEDDEEEDECDRDDDEDGGVQTTTATNTADEYDEDLEDGNMNEPVLGMVIKTESDHVLGYNGEVGAGSLDSNHQSIVSHIRQPNQVRRYQSLQQEQLLPSSSGAMNMNLTAYHHDHVHLHQQHQQNHQLQFQRTATASGSDDGSGLYHLKNEVDDGAEEPFGYNVDETTSNYCDNASAANGEEVLDEGAKPDDGLLDQQHLLHLTSSMPAQNVGLQEEVCEDEEASRVHDNCLDEYDSSQYRQGGEEDPPTSEEDEEGMNCVLNQQQQQQQTQQLQGHYPLSQDHGVYHQQQQQQQEQGLQNSNAPLTTGLLLPNVSLSPVIAAGTSAEMRTATHILYPGGSMAELSNCVAGGDLLNDGLMDAECEVEHQTLTQNDGDDLDEENVDEAGEEEEEEEEEMEEEEEDQEADESYESLLDDQGVALPHHYEQQQQHPQQQQQLHGQQQLERYIEDVADGGDAVYGMVDSTGGEMISTEIVEHNHDQDVAIMLESDLMVATSGGAELFDVEETGRNEEEQESVLVNGDSRETVASTHDEHRHQQQQRPNSVHLDQQALGEQMVVKSSCGTKDTATDGEYTSTGGRSFLQPITSTGLVGGGVPRRTTTILVVEDGQMGLIDARTRNGSPITASEQLHLRKLKSIASTPATFDRRSSSENNGQSVKMVSDRIVKSSPDHHLQTESGDRLYTTDQPSFPLQDEGRKQEGVVEQVLSCGDPVWTQFKMKMMDPAKMLVVDHHQLADGSNSIILSPLGSNLAPTIAAASPGATTVQTPTLLAGTNQQQHQHTLHATQSNLQQQQHLPNVIQQPQQQHHAHQQTMQQSPSTTIPVATATLIQQMTSSHHNQTHQAQQQQQIHQSAASGISFLAHQQPTVQTMTTMQAAPPVTQQQQQQAQGMNVFQFNTQQQPQQQQTVQVHHQSANMLGGGVVTSHPVTVSAGSTIQLTSEIKDGMRNNLLKTDQGVSYATIRQGNQQLVTRIKLGNDESCSQLQQHSPQQHQHGIQAQLSKLNVVTSSPLLPLGTPNNPDNLSRVIESVAGNYGVAGAVAVPPAQQLIATQQPQPQPQTIQHVQTSTGQHIRFEMDTPANNHHHHALLQQASQQQQQPNALLTQQQHQPKFIITSRPITSVVNAVTGTKLPLTVQQATGGATQLGAQQFIQTQEQQLPPRQPLQNPNTITTIQKPIQLQKIIMSTPSTIGQHQQHQQQQQRPRLPLQRAQVITQVTQKVTPQQQVQQQQQQQVVTPTQSQQRFQQKFVTNQLIRGQNALLVNSGQYVPVQQQHQQPQQSSLTPVTVVGTNVIVGAGQRKHRPVVPATSVTLSTAVSSSQSGSVSSGGGRRGGGRTSSSNLPPGAVNLERSYQICQAVIQNSPNRHQLKAQLKSPQAFLAASNSNSNSSISSIGSTGSNGSSSSSSSSSSSSSSSSSGISASSIIGNTKEDPSTGGGNNGGSTFGAALGIGGNKLPGPRLMNPKRIITTLGGRTQSSIVVRQVYTGGSSATPGTPISIIPATSQQQQQQQQQPQQQQIHNLGEQLQQHAQIISVTAAPTIAHSANNNNVATIVSSGGSAGGGNFGGKYVLLHRTAHLSELVMPRAASAPPTHEQIQLVSPSDSQQQQQQQQQQQQQQVTQQQVVHHHVQQQQQQQQLHHQQQQQLHHQQQQQQQQQQQQQQQQQQQAQQQLVPGLQPTIARRIPSTHGEYYPPGGVLR